From one Corvus cornix cornix isolate S_Up_H32 chromosome 21, ASM73873v5, whole genome shotgun sequence genomic stretch:
- the SPSB1 gene encoding SPRY domain-containing SOCS box protein 1, producing the protein MGQKVTGGIKTVDMRDPVYRPLKQELQGLDYSKPTRLDLLLDMPPVSYEVQLLHSWNNDDRSLNVFVKEDDKLIFHRHPVAQSTDAIRGKVGYTRGLHVWQITWAMRQRGTHAVVGVATAEAPLHSVGYTTLVGNNHESWGWDLGRNRLYHDGKNQPSKTYPAFLEPDETFIVPDSFLVVLDMDDGTLSFIVDGQYMGVAFRGLKGKKLYPVVSAVWGHCEIRMCYLNGLDPEPLPLMDLCRRAVRLALGKDRLTEIPTLPLPASLKSYLLYQ; encoded by the exons ATGGGTCAGAAGGTCACAGGTGGGATAAAGACTGTGGATATGAGGGACCCTGTATACAGGCCATTGAAACAGGAGCTCCAAGGACTGGACTACAGCAAACCCACCCGGCTGGACCTGCTGCTGGACATGCCTCCGGTGTCCTACGaagtgcagctgctgcactCGTGGAACAACGACGATCGCTCGCTGAACGTGTTTGTGAAAGAGGACGACAAACTGATATTTCACCGGCATCCGGTGGCCCAGAGCACAGATGCCATCAGGGGCAAGGTGGGGTACACGCGGGGACTGCACGTGTGGCAGATCACGTGGGCCATGCGCCAGCGGGGCACCCACGCCGTGGTCGGGGTGGCCACGGCAGAGGCCCCCCTGCACTCCGTGGGGTACACGACGCTCGTGGGGAACAACCACGAGTCCTGGGGCTGGGACCTCGGGCGCAACAGACTCTACCACGACGGCAAGAACCAGCCCAGCAAAACCTACCCTGCCTTCCTAGAACCGGACGAGACTTTCATCGTGCCCGACTCCTTCCTGGTGGTTCTGGACATGGATGACGGGACACTGAGCTTCATTGTGGATGGGCAGTACATGGGGGTTGCCTTTCGAGGactcaaagggaaaaaactctACCCGGTGGTGAGCGCAGTGTGGGGCCACTGTGAAATACGGATGTGCTACTTGAACGGACTTGACC CTGAACCACTGCCTCTGATGGACTTGTGCCGGCGAGCCGTGAGGCTTGCCCTGGGCAAGGACAGACTGACTGAGAtccccaccctgcccctgccagcctcCCTCAAGAGTTACCTGCTCTACCAATGA